Proteins from one Rosa chinensis cultivar Old Blush chromosome 7, RchiOBHm-V2, whole genome shotgun sequence genomic window:
- the LOC112177497 gene encoding uncharacterized protein LOC112177497, with the protein MNPKKCGFGVSSAKFLGFVVHSRGIDVDPSKIRAIASLPPPSSQKELKCFLGRLSYIRRFIPGLAAVIQAFRPLLKKGNKFTWNAECEEAYLKVQQLITKLPTMKAPTPGVPLKVYLASTNAAVGALLTQDGEAREEFPIYNVSKLLRRAESPYPKAERLCLALVYAAQRLRHYFLAHKLQLMVKTDLVRYLLTKPVLSGRLARWLLQLSEFDIVCTTPRAIKGQAVIDMITLFPEEEGFDVSHDILGELPGMTAVVEGEEPWTLHFYGSATANGGGAGVVLVDPKGHAKPLSFKLNFSCTNNVAEYEAFIAGLATAHELRVKKIKVTGDSNLVISQLKGDFAVKEATLAPYRTLAKKLIKKFEQITLKHIPGNTNRYADALATLGSKLSFTREQPNITVIQNNKPCVKAMIFSSPSRGVLARCVDEKEAQRRLQEVHEATCGVEQVVSLYRRLQHRAYYWPDMKKQAAEMQLSCSKCSLTLSEQEGFTAAITEDWRSPYLKYLISKTLSEDRKHAYKVKKTMKRYFVDGSTLYRKGFNGDPLRCLGTTEC; encoded by the exons ATGAATCCAAAAAAATGCGGATTTGGGGTGTCTTCAGCGAAGTTTCTTGGTTTTGTGGTGCATAGTAGAGGCATTGATGTTGATCCCAGCAAGATCCGGGCCATTGCATCTCTTCCACCACCCTCAAGTCAGAAAGAATTGAAGTGTTTCTTGGGAAGATTGTCTTACATAAGACGCTTCATACCTGGTTTAGCTGCTGTTATCCAAGCATTCAGACCTCTGTTGAAAAAAGGGAACAAATTTACGTGGAACGCTGAATGCGAGGAGGCTTATTTGAAGGTTCAGCAGCTCATCACCAAGCTCCCAACCATGAAAGCACCAACTCCAGGCGTCCCCTTAAAAGTGTATTTGGCCTCCACCAATGCAGCAGTGGGAGCATTATTAACACAAGATGGTGAAGCTAGAGAAGAATTTCCTATTTACAATGTGAGCAAGCTTTTGAGAAGAGCTGAATCACCCTACCCTAAGGCAGAAAGGCTTTGTTTAGCACTTGTCTATGCAGCACAAAGGTTACGCCACTATTTTTTGGCTCACAAGCTTCAACTTATGGTGAAGACTGATTTGGTCAGATATTTGCTGACGAAACCAGTGCTGTCAGGGCGGTTGGCAAGATGGCTGCTCCAGTTGTCTGAGTTCGACATTGTATGTACGACACCAAGGGCTATTAAGGGGCAAGCCGTGATCGACATGATCACTCTCttcccagaagaagaaggatttgATGTTTCTCATGACATACTCGGAGAGTTACCTGGAATGACAGCAGTGGTTGAAGGAGAGGAGCCTTGGACCCTTCACTTCTATGGGTCAGCCACGGCTAATGGAGGAGGAGCTGGAGTTGTACTCGTTGACCCTAAGGGGCATGCCAAACCCCTTTCGTTCAAACTAAACTTCTCATGCACCAATAATGTGGCAGAGTATGAAGCTTTTATTGCTGGGCTCGCAACTGCACATGAATTGAGAGTCAAGAAAATCAAAGTGACCGGGGATTCAAACCTAGTCATTAGCCAATTAAAGGGAGATTTTGCAGTGAAAGAAGCAACCTTGGCACCCTATAGGACTTTGGCAAAAAAGTTGATCAAGAAGTTTGAGCAAATAACTCTTAAGCACATTCCCGGCAACACTAACAGATATGCAGACGCTTTAGCTACCCTTGGTTCCAAGCTTTCATTCACAAGGGAGCAACCCAACATCACTGTAATCCAAAACAACAAGCCATGTGTAAAAGCTATGATTTTCTCAAGCCCATCAA GAGGAGTATTAGCCCGCTGTGTAGATGAAAAAGAAGCTCAGAGGAGATTGCAAGAAGTACATGAGGCCACTTGTGGGGTTGAGCAGGTGGTCAGCTTATACCGGAGGTTGCAACATAGAGCTTATTACTGGCCAGACATGAAGAAACAAGCAGCGGAGATGCAACTCTCATGTTCTAAGTGCTCCTTGACTTTGTCAGAGCAGGAAGGATTTACAGCAGCAATTACTGAAGATTGGAGGTCACCATACTTGAAATACCTCATAAGTAAAACATTGTCGGAAGATCGTAAGCATGCATACAAGGTCAAGAAGACGATGAAAAGGTATTTTGTGGATGGGAGCACGTTGTATAGAAAGGGATTCAATGGTGA